The following proteins come from a genomic window of Roseimicrobium gellanilyticum:
- a CDS encoding MarR family winged helix-turn-helix transcriptional regulator, with product MSNQFSSSTQGVAESREHEAILESLPIHLARMYHGFVALVDRLRGEDAGELPHFRPGAGSVYFALLENEGCTATDLAMRLGMPKPTVTGLLDGLERDGVIERRPCAEDGRAMKLRLTKFGLKLENGLRCRHEQSVRTLEEGLSHAEAMELRRLLSVVIGNLDRVRNTKTVKSTPVRTPRRARKAA from the coding sequence ATGTCGAACCAATTTAGCTCGTCCACCCAGGGAGTGGCTGAATCCAGGGAGCACGAGGCCATCCTCGAGAGTCTGCCCATCCATCTGGCACGGATGTACCATGGGTTTGTGGCGCTGGTGGATCGGCTGCGGGGCGAGGATGCAGGGGAACTGCCCCACTTCCGGCCTGGTGCGGGCAGTGTATACTTTGCCCTGCTGGAGAATGAGGGCTGCACGGCCACGGATTTGGCCATGCGCCTTGGCATGCCGAAGCCGACCGTCACGGGCCTGCTGGATGGACTGGAGCGAGATGGTGTGATCGAGCGCCGGCCATGTGCTGAAGATGGGCGGGCCATGAAGCTGCGGCTCACCAAGTTTGGCCTCAAGCTGGAGAACGGTCTGCGGTGCCGCCATGAACAGTCCGTGCGCACTTTGGAGGAAGGCCTGAGCCACGCCGAGGCCATGGAGCTGCGGCGGTTGCTCTCCGTGGTGATTGGCAACCTCGACCGTGTCCGCAACACAAAGACGGTGAAATCAACACCGGTCCGTACTCCACGGCGGGCCAGGAAAGCCGCCTGA
- a CDS encoding RNA polymerase sigma factor produces MAIKPDCRIILVTTAMTDHELERLYDSHAGGLFHYLVTFTRTEADARDLLQELFIKLARGAAKEGVQSEKAWLYRLAHNLAVDWLRRRKVRWDAEEKLLQEMESGHHPVTDPDSVILANHFAEAMKSLPDEQRVVMQLKLWEGMTFEEIAEAQGIPLNTAASRYRYGLEKLRIVLRPLYEELT; encoded by the coding sequence TTGGCAATCAAACCCGACTGCCGCATCATTCTTGTGACGACTGCCATGACTGACCACGAACTGGAGCGCCTCTATGACTCCCATGCCGGAGGCTTGTTCCATTATCTGGTCACCTTTACCAGGACCGAGGCGGATGCGCGGGACCTGCTGCAGGAGCTTTTCATCAAGCTGGCACGCGGTGCCGCAAAGGAGGGGGTGCAGAGCGAGAAGGCCTGGCTGTATCGCCTTGCCCACAATCTCGCGGTGGACTGGCTGAGGCGGCGGAAGGTGCGCTGGGACGCGGAGGAGAAGCTGCTCCAGGAAATGGAATCAGGGCATCACCCCGTCACGGATCCTGATTCCGTGATACTGGCGAACCATTTCGCGGAAGCCATGAAGTCCCTGCCGGATGAGCAGCGCGTGGTCATGCAACTCAAACTCTGGGAGGGCATGACCTTTGAAGAAATTGCGGAGGCACAGGGCATTCCGCTGAATACGGCCGCGAGTCGCTACCGCTACGGACTGGAGAAACTGCGGATCGTGCTGCGTCCGCTCTACGAGGAACTGACATGA